CTGTAAGAGAATGGTAGCCTCTCCACAACGCACCCTTCCTCCTGCCCTGTGAaagctgggacaggctccagctGCTCCACAACCCTGCTTCAAGCAAATTATGGATGGATGAAGTGGGGCATGCAGGAAAAAAGATGTCATAACTAGTGGTGATGTTAAAACCGCTTTGACAGTTACACTGAAAATGGGGGGTGGCTTGATGTTACTGTAAGAATGGCTAACATCTGCACATAAATGTTGCGAAATCTTCTTTGGGACCTATAAAATGCAACAATGTCAGTTATTAAAACATAAAAGTCTGTTGTTTGGTTTAAAGTTAATTAGTCTATTCAAATGTTGTAACAAAGATTTACTCAATTCTGTGTGTACATACCAGGTATAGTATGCTTTTACCACTGTGATTTGTTTTCTTGTAATAATGATGTAAAAGGTCAGTTGACTGATAAATCACTCAAACATGAGAATGTTATGCATCAGCCATGTGAGTCACCGTGACTGAAATGACGTTTGCTTCTCTGGACTGGTAGGTGTAAATGCTCATGTCGTCTAACTCAGTGGAGCCGAACAGTTTAGATTTAAATGCCAGTAAAGTCTGTTGCATACCTCAGACGTTTTGTGTCatacataacaataacaaagcacACAGTACTTTAACAATTTGGATTGTTTCCGCTTTAACATGCCTTATCCTGTAATGTTAACAAGCAGATGTTAACAGCCTACGCTCTCTAGTGGATGCACACAAAATTAAAgaatttttattgcttttttaaagCTCATGCGGTCAGAATTTACAGCATTGTTTAATTGAACAGCTTGTGCTTTAGTGAGGATGGATTTTTACCTTTGTCCCCTTTAACATAAGACAGGTTTATCTTTACAAATTAAAGCTAACTTTGGCTGCTCCCTCGTCACAAGGGGTCACCGCAGAGTTTAgggctgcatgtttgatttggcttctttttctgtgggATGTTTTTACTTGTAACCCCAAAGAGGATTTGTGCATTTCGCtggaatcaaaccaccaacctttggTTTGTTAAGGGAATGCGCTAACCGTTACACCGACGCCCCTCTATACGTTTATCTTCACAATTGTTTTTGGACTATTCTACACTTTGATTTAATGTTAAGTCTTATCTAAATATAATTTTGACAGGGCTGCCATGCAGgcggaaaaaaaaagcttccatttgcttgtctttaaaaaaaaaatctaaattatttattctacATTACAATTGGTAAATGTTACACAAATCTCTTCTCATTTTTCTACTTAAAGACTTTCGGAATTATTTATCATTTGTAGCAGTAAACTAGATGTATTTTTAatcaatattttttcatatcagcttttaaatatttattcacgtGTTTAGATGTAATCTATTCTAATGTACAGATCACAGAATATATTGAAATGTAGGCAAACCTAGGCAGATTTTGTCTGCTGTACTTGTAGTCAATTGCTTTATTACAGATGATTTTCCacagttaaaaaataaactatAATGTTCAAGAACCTTATTATTTTTGCTCTCTTTCGATGTTGCCCCGGGCTTATTTGTGATCCTTTGATAAAAATATCAAAGGATCACAAATAATGGGAAGTTATAGGAAAAGAATAGGAAAGCAGTGCTGTTGTTACTACTTACATAAAGGCATTTAtgacagacagatacatttctGGGGCTTTGTAAGTTTTCTGCCTGCAGCCATAAATGTTCTTCCCACACTCTCGCAGAGGGTCCAAGTCTAAACTTGCTTTACAGCACCGCAATTGCTAGCTTGAACGTTACTTCTGCTATTACTAGTTACGCGGCGGTACTTAGAGCACTCTGAGTAACTTAAGCTATGGCACATCATAGGTAAGCTAATGTTACTCACAGATACGACAGCATGATCTTTATTTCCGTGCTGCAATTCATTTCCATCCACGTCTCCGGGGCCTGTTGTTTGTGCTGGAAGGTCGAAGTTAAAACAAAACGACATGATGACTGACACCACCGTTCACTAAGTTTGAGGATAGAAGATTTGGATCACAGTTTCAAACAGGTTCTACCAAAGGCTGGCTCAACATGGCATGCGTAGCTAGCAAGGCTGCTATGGATAAAAAACTACATGTCCCAAAAGTctgagcccccccccccagttaTGCTATATGTTATATTTCAGTTATGCATGTAGCCGAATCGTTATACGTATGTGTACGTGTTataacataaaatacagaaaattcAGAAACATAAATGTCAAGTcctgaagtaaaaataactgttGAAATCACTTCCTGACTCAGACTACCACGATGCCGTTCGGTGGTGTTCCAGCGCATGCGCATTAATTGGAGGATTCCGCTCTTAACTGTCACAGGTCCGTGATCCTGCTCCTCCTCGCTAATATGTGGCTATAATCCCGTTTTTTGTCTTCCTTTTGAAAATGTTGACGGGAGTGGTGGTCTCGGTGGGGGTCTCGTCTTCATAAAACAGtgagtaaaaaagaaatgttgtAAAATATCAGTAAAATATGATGCACGGCGCGAGACGAATATTTGAAAAGGAGAGCAGTATGTGACATCCAAAAATAAGGGATTTGGGAGCGCTATGACTCACGGAGAGTATTCACAACAACATGTCTTATGGACACATTGAGTGTTACTTTATTCAGGGAGGTGACAGCTATGGCTGATCGCCATGCAGTGGTTTTTGGCTTGCTTGTCATTAACTGCAGGTGACCAGCCTACTCCACAACAAAAATCATTGTCCCCCTCACACCTTATCTAGCTGCCAAAAGCCTCCACCCAGACTCCACCCTGTCTGGAATGCAGCACAGCAAAACTGGTACATGTTGGAAACACATGTTCTTCTGGTTACCTGTGCATTTCTGTTGTATGTACCTGCAAATGCTCTGGCTCTTTCACTCACGCCTTTAGTCGTACCTAATGAAGTAGTTTAGGTGTCAGCTCTCTGAAACTGATATCACTAGCGGTCAAAACAAATTCACTGGGAAAAAGAAGTCCAAGTTGTCTGGCTCTGAAATTCACCTATTGGTAAGTCAGACATTGCTCAACCGAGCTGATTAGGGCAGACGTGTTCTCTCTTTTTCAGCTGCTGTTaactatgtatttatttttcttataggTAAGAGTAAATGGAGTATCCTTGGGGCTTGGGTTGTTTGTTATCAACAAAATTATCATTTTCCTTTTGTGTTGCCAAATTGTGTTGaattcctttttttattattcctgTTGTACATATGAAATTTGTGTTAGACATAGCAGCATACACATTCCTCACATTTTTTTAAGTCTTGCACATCAGGTTGGGAGAGGTGTGGAAGTGAGAGTTTACGATTGACTTTCATTAATCgtaatgttttctttcttcctgcaGGTGCTTGCATTTTACAAATGCAGAATGCGGTGGTGTTCGAGCTCTGCGTTTCACCTGCTGCGCTGTGTGCGGCTGCGGTTGTGTAGCAGGCGGGGACAGAACAGGCTTCCTTTGTGGATTAGGGAAATATGGGCTTATATGAGACTGCTGGCAAAATCACTCTACTTTAACTCGCTCACAGACTCAGATGTGGTTTTTGACTCAGTCTTTGAACCAGTTTTCCTGACTGTGGATTACGTCACCCGGTGGTTTGGTCTGGTGAGTGTGCTTTTAAATGGTTACgagaaagttgttgttgttgtttttttgtttattttctggaGACCACTGCAGTGATGGAAAATAAGGACATTAACCTTCTTGGAATTGGTCAAAATATGATCTTCCATACACAGGTCACAGTTGTTGTTTGTGGtataataacaacaaacaatgacattttttttttgtgaacgTCTGATTTTGTTAACTACCAAAGCTCCTATGATCACAGTCCCCCTAACTTCAGATAATCATTATTGGTAGTGTCATATCAAGTCTGCACAACAAACATTTCGCGGGGGGCAATTCTCTTTCTTATTGGATAGCAACAGATCCTCATTCattaaaatgtttcagatctGGGGTGTAGACACTCCTGACCTAAATACAAGAGGGGGTAGGCACATACAATCTCTTTGATAGTAGCCTGCACCAAGGGTTTTGACagtaatgaaaaaaatgtgtgttctTGGATGTAGCTTTAAATGTAGATCTAATGTGATTTCCTGCATAACTGCTCACATTGTCTGatcattcttttttctttaaggtGTTTGTTTACCTGGTGGTGATACTGACCAGCTCCATCGTGGGGATAGCCTATGTGGTCTTGCTGCCTCTGATCCTCAACACTTACTCTCCTCCGTGGATCGCTTGGCATGTTTGTTATGGACATTGGAACCTCATCATGATTGCTTTCCATTACTACAAAGCCGCCAACACCTCTCCTGGGTATCCCCCTACAGTAAGATATCagctacagtttttttttttttgtactttaaactggaaattttgtatttaaaaaaacaaaacaaaacaaacttttattttgtCGTAGGAAAAACATGACGGTCCAGTTGTATCAGTCTGCAAAAAGTGCATTATTCCTAAACCAGCAAGAACACACCACTGTGGGATCTGTAACAGGTgagtttttatctgttttattaCATGTTAATAAGTATCAGGTGTTTGAATGTCAAAGCTAAAGTATGTTGGTGGTTGCAAGACCTTTAATGTGGCTACGTCAAATCGCAACATTCAAAATTAAGATGTTTTCATTGACAGTTGACTTCTTGTATCTCTAGGTTAGTTTTTCTAGTATTGCTATCTTCATTCCATAAAATCTTATCATGCTTTAAGTCTTCCCAGACTATTATTTTGCAGTTTGAGATATGATTAGAATACAttcccttaaaaaaaatcacacaactAAAATACCAATTATCAAACTAATGTTTTTCTCTTGCTTTTGCAGATGCATTTTGAAAATGGACCATCATTGTCGTATCCTTTGTGCTGAATTTATTCCAGCTTATTATTTCAGAAGCACGTCAGAAAATGTATATGTTTATAGACAGAGATGGACATAATTTTCCTTAATGTCAGCACCTCAGCCTGGTTGAATAACTGTGTGGGCCATTTTAATCACCGTTACTTCTtctccttctgtctcttcaTGACCTTGGGCTGTGTCTACTGTAGCATCAGTGGGAGAAACCTGTTCCTAGATGCATACAATGCACTCGAGGTGAGATAGTCGGGCTGTTGCTGCCTGTAGGTCTGCTGGTGCTTTGTTGTAGTTAGATTTGTTTTAAAGCCTCCATGTCTGGTGTCTTTCTCTTTGGGGCCTTAGCATTTCTTTATTGactctgctttttttctgtctttaatgCTTGGGTTTGTGGGCTGTTCCATTAGCACTTCAAACATTTGGAATTGGAAAAGCCTGGAATACCGGTAACAGGGATGGGACTGCTTATAGGGCTTCTTCCTTCTGGCCAGGTAGCGCTTCAAAAGCCAACACACATCATTAttgagtttatttatttttattttttttcagttacttatctttttttgtttgttttttgttttggaaagACCCACTATCAGACCCCTGCTCCTCCATACACATTTAAGGATAAGATGATTCATAAGAGCATCATCTACATGTGGGTCCTCACCAGGTAAAAAGTGCATTTTATGTTGCTTTTTCACACATACATGCAAGAAAAACTTTAATAACTGACTTACAAGGATTTCTGATTTCTCATTAAATGTAGTCATGTCGTGTTGTTCACAGTCAGGATTGGAACTTTCCAGTTCATTAGAAGTAAAATTTTAGTggagtagaaaaaaaatctaaatactTGGGTATTCATCTATTCACAATAAGAAAGTGTGTACAAATAAATGGTAACAGCCAATCACCTGCAAAATTTGCAATTTTGCAATGCACTTGGATGTTCCACAACACGTCTAAGACACCGATCTGCATTTTATGGGTAGACAAAAAAGCTGCTTTGTTAGGACCCAGACTGAGAATCCAAAACTGTGGCAAGAAACCTTTTCGGGAGAATGTCAGGACAGAAGCCTGACGCTTAGGAGAGGTTGGATAGTTACAACAAGCAAGTacacatgtaaataaaaaaataaacaacagaacagttgaggggaaaaaaaccccagagTGACAGTTAAAGACCTTAACCAGTTGGGATGGTGGCCTGGCTGTCCAGTTAAGACATGCAGAAATATTTACTGGTCCAAAGTTTTTGCTAAAGTCTGATTGAACTGCTAACTCAAAAGGGTTATTCAGCCT
This is a stretch of genomic DNA from Maylandia zebra isolate NMK-2024a linkage group LG13, Mzebra_GT3a, whole genome shotgun sequence. It encodes these proteins:
- the zdhhc16a gene encoding palmitoyltransferase ZDHHC16A isoform X1, with amino-acid sequence MRWCSSSAFHLLRCVRLRLCSRRGQNRLPLWIREIWAYMRLLAKSLYFNSLTDSDVVFDSVFEPVFLTVDYVTRWFGLVFVYLVVILTSSIVGIAYVVLLPLILNTYSPPWIAWHVCYGHWNLIMIAFHYYKAANTSPGYPPTEKHDGPVVSVCKKCIIPKPARTHHCGICNRCILKMDHHCPWLNNCVGHFNHRYFFSFCLFMTLGCVYCSISGRNLFLDAYNALEHFKHLELEKPGIPVTGMGLLIGLLPSGQTHYQTPAPPYTFKDKMIHKSIIYMWVLTSTVGVALGALTFWHAVLISRGETSIERHINSKETKRMAKWGKVYRNPFNYSRLNNWKIFLGVEKRSHWVTRVLLPSAHPPHGDGLTWAVFPVKKDLIPV
- the zdhhc16a gene encoding palmitoyltransferase ZDHHC16A isoform X2 codes for the protein MRWCSSSAFHLLRCVRLRLCSRRGQNRLPLWIREIWAYMRLLAKSLYFNSLTDSDVVFDSVFEPVFLTVDYVTRWFGLVFVYLVVILTSSIVGIAYVVLLPLILNTYSPPWIAWHVCYGHWNLIMIAFHYYKAANTSPGYPPTEKHDGPVVSVCKKCIIPKPARTHHCGICNRCILKMDHHCPWLNNCVGHFNHRYFFSFCLFMTLGCVYCSISGRNLFLDAYNALETHYQTPAPPYTFKDKMIHKSIIYMWVLTSTVGVALGALTFWHAVLISRGETSIERHINSKETKRMAKWGKVYRNPFNYSRLNNWKIFLGVEKRSHWVTRVLLPSAHPPHGDGLTWAVFPVKKDLIPV